The genomic stretch AAAGTGTTCACAAATGGTGTAACTGAGCCCATAATGCATGTGGCAAACTGGGTTTAAGTCTGTTGTGGGGGTTCTTTGGGTGGGGGTTTTCTTCCCACATGAGAAAAATCTGGTAGCTTTACCATGGTTGATGTCCTCTATTCCAAGGACATGGAGTGGTTTCTTAGCATTGGGTGAAGCTATTTACCACTGTAGTAAACACTGGACCTAGTTTTGAATCTGAGGATATGACATCCCCTTTTGAAGAAGATGGCTAGAGATAGAATTTGAAACCCAGCCATATTTTGTCACACCTTTTAATTAAGTTAGTTAACTCCTCTGATTCTCAGTTTCTTCGCCTCTGAAATTGCAGAACATTGATTTCCTTCCTACCTGGAGAGTGAAGAGGACTTTTTCAGTGCAAGGAGGGTGTCTACATGAAAATCAAATCATtgtggttttcatttatttagctttaattttgtgtttttaaaaaacagccctctaaataaaatatttaacagccCAGCATACTATCAGTTCTGAGAGGAAGGCAAGTGGTGTTCCTATGATTGCTTTACATAATTCACCtactcttctgtttctgtctcttttttttattacaattccTCCATCAAGCACAGCCAAGTGCCAAGCCCTTCAATGCAGTGCTCGTCAGGGGACGTGAGGCTTGGTGTTACTGTAGTATTTTCTTAGTGGTTTCCATTATCTGTTCCCTCTGCCATCAGGTGTATATTTGTATAAACACTGATGAGTGAGATTTACATgttcttttgtaattttaagATGACTTTGTTGTGTTTAAAAGCTATTTCAACTGTGTTTGACATTTGCAGTTGACCCCAAAATTTAGTTCATGATATCAGTCAAAGTTAAGTAAGATAAATAAGGGGCATTGCTGAATGACAGCTTAACACTAACCGGTTAGGGGACAAAACCAGTAGAGAGGcgactttcttcctttctgagcAGAGAGCTCGTAGCTGTAGCCTCCTTCTTAAAACGCTTCTGTCCGAGGCTTAGAGAGAAGTGCACAGGGAATATGCATATGCGCAGTGTAATTCTACATCCCACATGCTTGTGGCATTTTATTTAAgtagccatttaaaaataatgtcctctctctttttttgcagGTGATGGAAATTGCCTCATGCATGCTGCATCTCAGTACATGTGGGGTATTGAAGATATCGACCTTGtcttaagaaaaacattgtTTAGCACACTCAGGGAGATTGACACACGGAACTTCAAGCTCCGTTGGCAGCGGGAGGCTATTAAATCCCAGGAGTTTGTAGAAACGGGACTCCACTATGACACCCGGGTAAGGTGGCCTGAGGGAATGGTGCTTTTTTCTAGGTGCTCATCAGCTTTGCCTtgctgattttgtttgctttttggcttCATGGATTCTGCCATTAGTGGAGAGCAGAAATAGTCTTCCTTTGGAGGAAATGggaaaatgtgattattttgagcactgctgtgctgcagtcGGTTCCTGACCTCCATGTCTTTGAACTATTGCTGATGGAGGTTTCTTTCCTCAGAATTGGGAGGAGGAGTGGGAATACCTCATTGAAATGACCTCCCCAGAAACATCCGGGGCTCGAAACAGGCTTCCATATAATGCACTGGAAGAAATCCACATCTTCATCCTTGCTAACATCCTCAGAAGGCCAGTCATTGTCCTTGCAGGTAAGTTGCCTAGCCAGTAATCTCACCATGCCAGTAATCTCACCATGTTACTCTGTGCTGTGCTAGTAATCTTACTTCAATAATTGTTGGTTTTAGGTAGATGCATTTCAGAATGGGGTGTTTTCAGCAACTTTTTGAAAACACCcagaatatattttctcttgCCTATAGCACATACTtacttgtgtgtgtttgtgttttctttttcttccttgtgcaGATAAAGTGGTGAGAAGTTTAGAGTCAGGCTCCAGTTTTGCTCCTCTGAACGTCGGTGGTATTTACTTGCCTCTTCTTTGGCCAGCTGAAGAATGCTACAGATACCCAATTGTGCTCGGCTATGACAACATGCATTTTACACCACTAGTGACTCTAAAGGACAGCGGACCAGGTATTTCCTAGTACCTTGTTTGGTATTTATGTAGCTGCTTCAATATCGTCGTGCTGAtaactcatttaaaataaaatctggtttagatttgcatttttaaagttaaaataaatgcaaaagattcctttggaatatatttttaaaatgtgagcaGAAACAGCTTTGTCTGTAAATCTGAATAGAAACTGAAGGTTGCCTTCAAAATGCTGGTTGAAAGTAGAGTGCAACTCACCTGGTTGCAGGCTGGAAGCAGTCAAAGGGTGGCCTCTGCTTCATTGTCTTCTGGCCGCCTTTGCACGCCTCATCATAGGAGAAGAAGCTTTGAAGGACATGGTCTCAAAAGAGTGTACTGCTGCCTGGCAGGGATAATGAAATACATGCTTTGCCATTTTTAATACATCTCTTCTGAATGGATAGCAGTTCTCTTGGTTCAGGTTAGGGCACCATCCTGTGGAAAGGTATAACAAACTAAGATCTACAAAGCTGCCCACACTGAGAAGAAAACTGCTATGGGGACGTTAAAACTCTTGTGGGATGGGGCTAGGTTTGCGGTGCAGATGTGTCTGCATCCTTCTCTAGTGGCACTGTTTAGAAACTGGTTGCTCTGGCCAGCcgttctcctctccttccaaaattCAGCAGCAGTGGTGACATCTCCGTGTGTTGCATCTTGTGGTTACTCCTGCCtggtaaaatatatatatatgtgctaATCCGCCTTGTTTCCCCACAGAAATCCGGGCTGTCCCTTTGGTCATCAGTGAGCGAGGCAGATTTGAGGATTTGAGTGTGCACTTTCTGACAGATgcagaagagagggagaaagagcagctgCTAAAAGACTACTTGATCGTCATAGAAATTCCAGTGCAAGGTTGGGATCATGGTACAACTCATCTAATTAATGCTGCAAAGTGAGTGTCATTCCTGTTTCCTCAAAGTTGTCTTCTTTATGGAGGTGGGAGAAGCTGGGCAGCCCAGTATGTTCCTTCggtctttccttccttccacgGTAGCACACGTGTTTACCCTCTGAAATACGAAATATTGGCATTACCGTTGACATGCTTGGAAGTGGTGTGAGCTCAGACCAGTCTCAAATTTAAAGGTGAAAATGTCTTCAGACTTAGCAGACTGAAACTAATATTTTGGAAGAGTAAGCCCAATGGATTAATTTCAGTGACTTTTAGATTACACAGGAGGGTGGCTGAAAAGTAGTTAAACCCAGGAACTACTTAGATCTTGCACTTTATGTAAGGGCACATTGCATAAAGGGCAGCTGGTGTAATTTTGGCTGCCCTAAGGCAAGTACTTGGCGGTATGTTCTTAGCGCAGATGCCTTTTCACCCTGGGCAGTTGCAGTGTGGCAGTAGGCAGGAAGCTGTGGCTGGTGGAGGAACCACCGTCTGCGCTCATCCTCCTGACGGTTAAGCATCAGTAACGTGCAGGGAGCAGCTGGCAGCGCCTATCGGCTTCTTGCGTTTAGGGGACACTGGCAGcggtgcctgcccagccccttCATGAGTGCGGGAGGGAAGTGACTCCCTGTATCCTCTGTCTTTGCTTCTATTACCACACAGGGAGGTATCTTTGTGCTGTTGGGTGGTTCTGGTTTAGAAGCCTTGAAAACTGAAGTCCTCCTACCCGAAGGATATGTGCGTACATGAAGAGTAGCGATCGAGCTCCCATAGTCCCACGGCTAGTCCCACTGCACAGATGCATTCTGGAGTATTACCAGTAATGCTAGCTCCTCATCCTACCAGCTGTGGCATGGTGAAGCTCCCGTGTGGGTTTTTCCCTGCGGTCGCGGGCAGAGTAGGGATGGTGTGATGGATGCTAGCGTTACACACACCACACAGAAGCCCTGTAGTCTGAAGAATTTTGCTGGTAGATACAGACCCAACAGGGCAAAATCAGGAGCAGATTTCATGATAAACTGTATCATGAAATGCCAAGCCCACTATAGAAAAGGCTTGTTCATAGCATGGGCTGGTGAAGAAAGAGGTCTTCCATGCTAAcctctgctcagctgagcaCCAGTCTTCAGAGGAATCTTCTGAGAGATTATGCATACACTTTGTACAAACAGCTCTCAGACAGAAAACCCTCACCTGGAAAATCCTTTTAAGAATACTTCTGTTTATCATTGTGTCAGACCATTTCTTTAGATGTGAAAGTCTCCATTTGACATCACTGAAcacctgcttttaaaataatttccatttacAGCAACAGTTTAACATCCTGGATTTTCTACCTGACTAATGTGGATGTGTATTAAATCTACATTTCCCCCCCACGTTGCTTGTATTTGCCTCCATCCCCATCATCTGCCTTTTTCCACCACTGATGCAATCTTCCTTTTTTGGCTGTCAGGTTAGATGAAGGCAACCTACCCAAAGAAATAAACCTCGTGGAAGATTACTTTCAGTTGGTACAGCATGAGTACAAGAAGTGGCAGGAGAATGCTGAGCCTGCTAGAAGAGAGACCTGCTCCAGGAACAGACAGGAACGGTCTTTTTCCCAGCTCTCCCTCTTACAGGTGAAATGTGAAACGCCGAATTGCCCTTTCTACATGTCTGTGAACACCCAGCCCTACTGCCACGAGTGCTTTGAGCGCAGGTCCCaaggaagcaaaggaagaaagcagaccTCTAAAGCAGCACCTGAGAAACTGAAGGCAGCTGGGTCGGGCTCCTCCCGTGGGGACGTTTGTGAACCTGGGGGATGGACGGCCGAAGGGCCTGTAACAGGGCCTCGTTCGGCACCTCCAACTGCTCCGAGCCTTTTCCTATACAGCGAGACCACGGCCATGAAATGCAGGACACCAGACTGCCCCTTTACATTGAATGTGCAACACAATGGGCTTTGCGAACGCTGCTACAATTCCAGACAGCTTGGTCCTTGCAACAACTTGGATGATCAGAGACATTTAGACTATGCCACGTGCAAAGTGTGCCATCAGAAGGCCAACAGGACCTTCAACGGGATATGCAGCACTTGCTTCAAAAGGTCTACAGAGCGCTCCTCCAACGGCAGCCCCGCTTTCCTGCCCACGTGCCACCAGAGATCGACGTCTGACCCGTCCCAGATCTCGCAGAGCCTCCTCCAGCACTCCTGCCATCAGGCTCCCAACAGCTGCGGCGAAGAGCCCCCACCGCCGGCGCTGCCTCCcgaggagaagagaggaggtAACCTCTGCAGGAAACCTGGCTGCAAGTTTTTTGGGACATTGCAAAATGAGGGCTTTTGCACGCTGTGTTTCTTTGAGTACAGGGAAAACCACGGTAAGTGGAGATGGGGTGAGCTTTGGCACGCTTTTTACTGACTGCAGTTCAGCCTCCTTGAGCTACGGAGCTCTGCATGCACTGGGTGCTAAAAGGGCAGAGGGTGATGGAAATGGTgtggagcagaagcagcagtgtgAGGAGAAGGTGCTTTTTAGGCCATTATTAGCCCATAAAGGGGCACACAGTAACAGTGGGGAAATCTGTGAAATCTCTTGTAAAACTTCCCATCAGCTTTCATGGAAGCAAAACTAGCTTAAGAGGGGGTGGGTTTCGATACCTCCCCACGATCCACTGCAATCATGGTTTGGTAtgaattttcttcacagctagACAAGTTGTAGGGGTCAGTGAGGGAAGTGCTGTTGTACTGATCGTACTGAAAACCAGTTATGTTAGcaaggtttttaaaaagcttggGATGAACTTGAAGATCTGTATCCATATCTGTTCTGGATGTAACAGGTATAACGCTCTGGAGTAACTACTGAAGTCGCCTTGATGAGCAGAGCAAGTAGAAGTTGGCTGTAGCTAATGTGCTTGTGTTTTGGAGTACATTGTTATAATCGATTAGGAGTGTATTGTTATAATCTACCTTGAAATCTTTCTCAGTAATATCATgcgtgtgcatgcatgtgtgtatttaaaGGCAGGCCTTCAAAAAGGTAATAGTCCGTGAATAAATCACATCATGAAATCTTCATCTTTCATGCTACTGCCCTGTTACAGGCAAAGAGCCCTCAGGTATAGAGGGTGAAAGGCACATGTAAGAGAATTATTGCTTATCTCTTAAGACTTTAATTTTTGACAAGTGTGCCAATAGAAACATAGAAAGgtttgggtcagaagggacctttaaagaccatctagtccaacccccctgccatgggcagggacatctttcacaaTGCTGCGCTTTCCACATACTTTCCAATTAGGAGCTTCTATGCCAGCTTGCAATAGCTTATTTTCCAGCATTGTTCACAAtgaaaatttttccttttgattgtGCAGTGTATAAGATTGCTTCATGAGACTAAAAAGTGTAAGGCACTTTTTCCCCATAAGCTCTGTGCCACTGTACTTCTACTACCTGATGTGCCTGAAATGGGGGAGgccaaaaggcaaatgtcaggGTAGGTCACGGATGACATGTTGAAGCCAAAGGTGAAATTCctcttgacttcagtgggatctAGTTTTCCCACTGAGGGCAAGTTTTTCCCAGATCAGCTCTTTCAACAACTTCCGATATGAAAATCAGGCTGTATTAGCTCCCTTATTTATGTAACATAAAGAAAAGTGCACCAACTGAGGGGTCTCAGGATTGTCAAAAACCCGTGTTTGAGGCTagtagattttatttatttatttatttatttttaaactgggGAGCTTTTTATAGTTGCTTTGGGTCATCAGATCTATTGGGCACATTCAAACTCCTCCTGTCCTTACTTTGCATTACAGACAGTGCTTTGCTACGCCACCAGAGGAGATCTCAGAGGAAGTCCTCGGCAGTGGGGCAGCCAGGGAACTCTGCCGCTGCCTTCCGTAACACTGTGTCCTGCCAGCGGCGTGACTGCGGCACCCTGGGCAGCACGATGCTCGAGGGGTACTGCCAGAACTGCTTCATTAAAGCCCAGAACCAGCGATTTCAGGAAGCCAGGAGGACAGAAGAACAGCTGGTGAGACATCCAGAAGTAAGTATGAACTTCTCAAAATCTTCCTCTTGTTTAGTGCTGCACGTTTTTCTCTTGTGCGAACAACTCAGGATGTGTACTAGAAAATCCTCAAACAACTGCATCCGAAGTATCATGGAAAGACAGGCGTAGAGCATCTCatgattttttcctgttgcagctgagcagcactCCTAAGAGTCGTCCTCAGTTTAGGGTTATCATGGCCGTGCTCAATTTTACCTCAGCTGGGAATTTGCCAGCAATTTTAGTGGAAGCAATTGGACCAACAGTTGGTTTGTTTGCTGGTTGGAGAGAGATTTTCATTCTTACCCTTAGAGCTATGCAACTGCATCAAGGGGTTTAGTCCACCTCATGTTGCCTTTTTCATTGAGCCCATTACAGATTTTCTGTGTtccagattcttttttttcttacttggtTTGTTTTGGCCCTTTTAGAATTGAGAGTTACCAAAGataaaaaccatttttttctaagaaatgaCAGAATCTGAGATTTTCTTTGGTAAAGCCCAACTTGGCTCTTGGTATTGTACTTTTCAGAAGAAGCATGTGTCTGCAACAACCCCCAGTGGTAACCTATACAAACCATGAGCAGAGttgaaagtaaatgaaaagcCGCTTGTGCTGCCAGCACGGCAACTGACAATGTGTTTTAACGTTTTTCAAGAGAATGGGACAGCACAGAGATTTGCAGCGAGGAGCGTTGAGTAGCCAGAAGAGACAGTGTGCTGTGGCTTCCTGTAGAAACAACCTGGCCTGCAGAAGCGATGACTTGTGCCAGGAGTGCCAGCGCCTCGGTCAGCTTCCACCGTCGGGGAGTGCCAGGGACCTGGCTGCAGAGGAGCCCCCGAAGCAACGCTGCCGAGCCCCTGCTTGCGATCACTATGGCAATGCCAAGTGCAGCGGCTACTGCAATGAATGCTACCAGTTCAAACAGATCTATGGCTAGCGGCGGAGAGGAGTTGGTAAagaacaagaaagcaaaaccagctaCTTCCTTCACTGAAACGGTGCTATGTCCAAAACACTTAACAGTCCTGGaagtggggagcagggggaaatATAAGCTGTCTGCTAGTATTCCTGTTTATTCCCAAGAACAGGAATAAGTGTCTACTTCCTCTAAACACTGCATACAAGGACTGCTGAGAAGGGCAGGTTGCCTTCTGCACAGAGCTGTTGTTCATGACTAAGCTCCTACAACGCTGTATTTAATTCTTGGACTTCCCAGGAGGAAGTGTGAAGCATTTGAATCCAAAGAACTTCCCGATTCTGCCTCTCTCTCAGTACATCACCTGCTCCTAGGAGAGGAGCCGTGGCTACTGTTGGAGGTGCAGGAGCTCTTTGCATTGGCGTACATCAGTCAGAGGCAAGTCTTTCCTGAGAGGGATCCCCCAGGACAGGCTGATGCAACTTGCAGCTGATGTCTGAAGAAACTTGCTTTGGGTTGCCAATGTCCTTGCTGGTGTTCTTACAGAGCTCATCAAGGCAGGAGCTCCCACAGGCGTTCAGGGTGTTAACAGCGAGCGgctctgtgtttgcagagcCCTCGGCAAACCACAGCCAGAAACAAGACTGGCAGTGGTCTGCTCCTTTAACATGCTTAACCCAACTAGCATTTAGATCCTTTCCCAAATCCCAAGACAGCTGGAAAGACAGGTGATTACAGAAGCAACTTTCATGAGCATACGCATGTGATGGGAAAATGGAATCCTCTCTTCCTACTCATATGGAAGAAATTGCCTCCAACAGACAAAAAATCCCTAAACCCCTTTGTCTTCAGCTTCAGTTCTGAAACCAAAACAACTCTCTTCTCTTGCATTGTAACTGTCAGAATATGTGTGCTGCTGTTCATGCACACCCCCTGTGCCCCGCCATTTCTgtcacatttcttccttttatcctTAATGCGATTCTGTTAACATACTAACAGCTTGGAGCTCAGTAACAGAGTGCTTTAGGGTCAAGATTTTACTCCTGGAATTCATGCATCCACTTCTCAATCTGCAATACTTTCTTTAGTGACCTTGCCTTTACTGTCGCGCCTGGTAcctgcttctctcctttcctttcaagttccttttaaaagttttcagcATCTGTTTTGCTGCTATGATTTTGGAGGCGATACCTCTTCTAAGTTGCTTCTCAAGTTTAGAATCTTTTTCTAactattaaaaaacagtttttaaaaggaaaaaaaaactcatgacttatttctgttaaattttatatattttgtgaACCTTAATGTGAAcatatgttttattaaaatatttatattatttgaaACAATGCAACTTGAAATTTGCACAGTTAGGACTTTTTTTACGTGTATTTACTCTTGTGTTGAAAGTTACAAACTTAAATGTATAATTGAAAAACATTCTCtgatataaagaaataaattattgaaGGATTGAATTTGCTATTTTATACTGATGAAAGAGAGCGCAGTTGAGCATGGACACCCCctgaagaaagcatttctgttcaGGACCACCATTCAGCCTGTTACCAAGTGCTCCCTAGTTCAGATGATGTAGCCAAGAGCTTTGAGGAGGCGATAATTTGCTGTAAGCCTCTGCATACCCTCACCTTACATCATCGTCCTCTCGGGAATTGCTCCCGGGGCCGCGGTGTGCAGTCAGTGTGCATAAGGACTTGGCTCCTGTGGGTGCAGAGTATCTTCAGTCCCCAGAACTGCATGAGGGAGCATAAGGGTGGCGCAGGACCAGGCTGCAAGGGCAGCTAAGGCAGTCTGACTtgactttgcttttttcattcaTCCATCAGTTAAGCCAAGGATTCCCAAAGGACGTTGCCTGAGTGCCCCTTTGGGAGGCGGTGATGGCAGCAGGTGCTGCCCACCTCTGCCAGCCACGCGTGCAGCCCCAAAGGCACAGGCCAGCCCTACCACCGCCCCTCAccaggggcagcagggaagcctTTCGGTCACAGTGACTGGGTTGCTCGATAGCTCCTGAAAAGCAAATTGACAGCTGCTACTTGAAAAAGTACTtgaaagcagtgttttcttctcATCCCAAGCTCGGCCTAACCCAGCCCTACTGCCAAGGGATTTCTGCACTGTAACAGTCCCTCAGTATGGCATGAGTATTCCTGTGCAAGCACTCCGGTGTTTCAGACCTCTGCCTGGACAGGCAATACTGTACACTACCATGACTTTTAGGTGTTGCCTGtgacctgaaggaaaaaattggGGCTGCAAAAAACCCTGTGCAGTCAGGAAAGAGGACCCTTCTCTAAGAGGCTGACCTCTCCAGGTCAGCTGCTGTCTATCCTGGTTAACTCTTTAATCCCTTCTGACTGTTCAGGAGCACACTTCAGCACATGCTTCAGTGCTGTCCCTATTGAAACTGTGTAGATGTTAAGTTCCTGAGCACTTCTGCCATAGGTTAGCTGGTCCTTGGAATTCACTCAGCTCTCTAGCCCATGTTCCTGGATGCCTGTCCACCTTTTTGATGCGTGCTGCTCTCCTTACAATTTAGCCCAGCTCCCTCTGGACTCATGTACCCCTCCTTTCAGAGCATACAAGCTAGAAGTCAGCCTACTCCCGCCAGAGCAGAGCCTGCTGGATCTACCAACCCCATCTCTACAGCATATTCCTCTTTTTCAAGATCTTACTCTCCATTTATCCGTaccctccttcccctttctttcaACTCGTGCAACTCACGTGCCTGCCAGATTCATCGAACTTCTGCACCAGGCAGACACCTCGGTGCTGAAAGAGTGGGCAAAGACTGGGAGGGATGTCTGCATCTGGGCACCAGGAGATGGAGGCAGCTCATAGCATCCAGCCTCAGCAGCCATCAGCCCCTGCTTGCTGAAACGGCAGAGGTGTCACATCATGACACCTTCAGTGTCAGGAGGCTGATTAACTCCAGTTGCTGTTAACTGCAACttctgcagagaggaaggattTCAGATGCAATGCCTCAGATCCCACCaatatttctctgctgctttctgggcCCATTACTCATAACCCTGAAGTCACATGAGACTTGTCTCATTCTGAAGCTCCCATGTAAATGAGTGCCCAGCCTGTCTCTTGTGATTTACTTGTGTGAGAAAATTAAAGCCAGTAGggccttgtttttaaaatactctggTATTTCCCTAATGTCCTTCGGGGATTTTGACCCTCTGACgttttctgctctttgtccAGACACCTCTCCAAGTTCATGTATTTTTTACCTTCCTGTTCTGCAAGAGAGAACTTTTATTTGGAGTCTCCCTTTTCATGACCACTTCTGGAAGTCTCTTCGCTAAGACACAAATCTTTCATAGccaaatattcttttcttagCAGAA from Buteo buteo chromosome 9, bButBut1.hap1.1, whole genome shotgun sequence encodes the following:
- the TNFAIP3 gene encoding tumor necrosis factor alpha-induced protein 3 isoform X5, with product MSSRNMAGQHILPQALYQSNMLKAMKIRERTPEDLVKPPSGIIHHFRTMHRYTIEMFRMCQFCPQFRETLQKALTDQATQTSLERQRKLNWCMEVRRLVPLKTNGDGNCLMHAASQYMWGIEDIDLVLRKTLFSTLREIDTRNFKLRWQREAIKSQEFVETGLHYDTRNWEEEWEYLIEMTSPETSGARNRLPYNALEEIHIFILANILRRPVIVLADKVVRSLESGSSFAPLNVGGIYLPLLWPAEECYRYPIVLGYDNMHFTPLVTLKDSGPEIRAVPLVISERGRFEDLSVHFLTDAEEREKEQLLKDYLIVIEIPVQGWDHGTTHLINAAKLDEGNLPKEINLVEDYFQLVQHEYKKWQENAEPARRETCSRNRQERSFSQLSLLQVKCETPNCPFYMSVNTQPYCHECFERRSQGSKGRKQTSKAAPEKLKAAGSGSSRGDVCEPGGWTAEGPVTGPRSAPPTAPSLFLYSETTAMKCRTPDCPFTLNVQHNGLCERCYNSRQLGPCNNLDDQRHLDYATCKVCHQKANRTFNGICSTCFKRSTERSSNGSPAFLPTCHQRSTSDPSQISQSLLQHSCHQAPNSCGEEPPPPALPPEEKRGGNLCRKPGCKFFGTLQNEGFCTLCFFEYRENHDSALLRHQRRSQRKSSAVGQPGNSAAAFRNTVSCQRRDCGTLGSTMLEGYCQNCFIKAQNQRFQEARRTEEQLVRHPEVLHGI
- the TNFAIP3 gene encoding tumor necrosis factor alpha-induced protein 3 isoform X2, which encodes MSSRNMAGQHILPQALYQSNMLKAMKIRERTPEDLVKPPSGIIHHFRTMHRYTIEMFRMCQFCPQFRETLQKALTDQATQTSLERQRKLNWCMEVRRLVPLKTNGDGNCLMHAASQYMWGIEDIDLVLRKTLFSTLREIDTRNFKLRWQREAIKSQEFVETGLHYDTRNWEEEWEYLIEMTSPETSGARNRLPYNALEEIHIFILANILRRPVIVLADKVVRSLESGSSFAPLNVGGIYLPLLWPAEECYRYPIVLGYDNMHFTPLVTLKDSGPEIRAVPLVISERGRFEDLSVHFLTDAEEREKEQLLKDYLIVIEIPVQGWDHGTTHLINAAKLDEGNLPKEINLVEDYFQLVQHEYKKWQENAEPARRETCSRNRQERSFSQLSLLQVKCETPNCPFYMSVNTQPYCHECFERRSQGSKGRKQTSKAAPEKLKAAGSGSSRGDVCEPGGWTAEGPVTGPRSAPPTAPSLFLYSETTAMKCRTPDCPFTLNVQHNGLCERCYNSRQLGPCNNLDDQRHLDYATCKVCHQKANRTFNGICSTCFKRSTERSSNGSPAFLPTCHQRSTSDPSQISQSLLQHSCHQAPNSCGEEPPPPALPPEEKRGGNLCRKPGCKFFGTLQNEGFCTLCFFEYRENHDSALLRHQRRSQRKSSAVGQPGNSAAAFRNTVSCQRRDCGTLGSTMLEGYCQNCFIKAQNQRFQEARRTEEQLVRHPEDSFRFLLPDTGDRRVRAAVTPGPLSSPRRETYQQLGPGTI
- the TNFAIP3 gene encoding tumor necrosis factor alpha-induced protein 3 isoform X3, whose amino-acid sequence is MSSRNMAGQHILPQALYQSNMLKAMKIRERTPEDLVKPPSGIIHHFRTMHRYTIEMFRMCQFCPQFRETLQKALTDQATQTSLERQRKLNWCMEVRRLVPLKTNGDGNCLMHAASQYMWGIEDIDLVLRKTLFSTLREIDTRNFKLRWQREAIKSQEFVETGLHYDTRNWEEEWEYLIEMTSPETSGARNRLPYNALEEIHIFILANILRRPVIVLADKVVRSLESGSSFAPLNVGGIYLPLLWPAEECYRYPIVLGYDNMHFTPLVTLKDSGPEIRAVPLVISERGRFEDLSVHFLTDAEEREKEQLLKDYLIVIEIPVQGWDHGTTHLINAAKLDEGNLPKEINLVEDYFQLVQHEYKKWQENAEPARRETCSRNRQERSFSQLSLLQVKCETPNCPFYMSVNTQPYCHECFERRSQGSKGRKQTSKAAPEKLKAAGSGSSRGDVCEPGGWTAEGPVTGPRSAPPTAPSLFLYSETTAMKCRTPDCPFTLNVQHNGLCERCYNSRQLGPCNNLDDQRHLDYATCKVCHQKANRTFNGICSTCFKRSTERSSNGSPAFLPTCHQRSTSDPSQISQSLLQHSCHQAPNSCGEEPPPPALPPEEKRGGNLCRKPGCKFFGTLQNEGFCTLCFFEYRENHDSALLRHQRRSQRKSSAVGQPGNSAAAFRNTVSCQRRDCGTLGSTMLEGYCQNCFIKAQNQRFQEARRTEEQLVRHPEAHSPLPEEKPTNSWDQEQSDL
- the TNFAIP3 gene encoding tumor necrosis factor alpha-induced protein 3 isoform X4; the protein is MSSRNMAGQHILPQALYQSNMLKAMKIRERTPEDLVKPPSGIIHHFRTMHRYTIEMFRMCQFCPQFRETLQKALTDQATQTSLERQRKLNWCMEVRRLVPLKTNGDGNCLMHAASQYMWGIEDIDLVLRKTLFSTLREIDTRNFKLRWQREAIKSQEFVETGLHYDTRNWEEEWEYLIEMTSPETSGARNRLPYNALEEIHIFILANILRRPVIVLADKVVRSLESGSSFAPLNVGGIYLPLLWPAEECYRYPIVLGYDNMHFTPLVTLKDSGPEIRAVPLVISERGRFEDLSVHFLTDAEEREKEQLLKDYLIVIEIPVQGWDHGTTHLINAAKLDEGNLPKEINLVEDYFQLVQHEYKKWQENAEPARRETCSRNRQERSFSQLSLLQVKCETPNCPFYMSVNTQPYCHECFERRSQGSKGRKQTSKAAPEKLKAAGSGSSRGDVCEPGGWTAEGPVTGPRSAPPTAPSLFLYSETTAMKCRTPDCPFTLNVQHNGLCERCYNSRQLGPCNNLDDQRHLDYATCKVCHQKANRTFNGICSTCFKRSTERSSNGSPAFLPTCHQRSTSDPSQISQSLLQHSCHQAPNSCGEEPPPPALPPEEKRGGNLCRKPGCKFFGTLQNEGFCTLCFFEYRENHDSALLRHQRRSQRKSSAVGQPGNSAAAFRNTVSCQRRDCGTLGSTMLEGYCQNCFIKAQNQRFQEARRTEEQLVRHPEKKHVSATTPSGNLYKP
- the TNFAIP3 gene encoding tumor necrosis factor alpha-induced protein 3 isoform X1; protein product: MSSRNMAGQHILPQALYQSNMLKAMKIRERTPEDLVKPPSGIIHHFRTMHRYTIEMFRMCQFCPQFRETLQKALTDQATQTSLERQRKLNWCMEVRRLVPLKTNGDGNCLMHAASQYMWGIEDIDLVLRKTLFSTLREIDTRNFKLRWQREAIKSQEFVETGLHYDTRNWEEEWEYLIEMTSPETSGARNRLPYNALEEIHIFILANILRRPVIVLADKVVRSLESGSSFAPLNVGGIYLPLLWPAEECYRYPIVLGYDNMHFTPLVTLKDSGPEIRAVPLVISERGRFEDLSVHFLTDAEEREKEQLLKDYLIVIEIPVQGWDHGTTHLINAAKLDEGNLPKEINLVEDYFQLVQHEYKKWQENAEPARRETCSRNRQERSFSQLSLLQVKCETPNCPFYMSVNTQPYCHECFERRSQGSKGRKQTSKAAPEKLKAAGSGSSRGDVCEPGGWTAEGPVTGPRSAPPTAPSLFLYSETTAMKCRTPDCPFTLNVQHNGLCERCYNSRQLGPCNNLDDQRHLDYATCKVCHQKANRTFNGICSTCFKRSTERSSNGSPAFLPTCHQRSTSDPSQISQSLLQHSCHQAPNSCGEEPPPPALPPEEKRGGNLCRKPGCKFFGTLQNEGFCTLCFFEYRENHDSALLRHQRRSQRKSSAVGQPGNSAAAFRNTVSCQRRDCGTLGSTMLEGYCQNCFIKAQNQRFQEARRTEEQLVRHPERMGQHRDLQRGALSSQKRQCAVASCRNNLACRSDDLCQECQRLGQLPPSGSARDLAAEEPPKQRCRAPACDHYGNAKCSGYCNECYQFKQIYG